Proteins found in one Pseudomonas mosselii genomic segment:
- the lpxK gene encoding tetraacyldisaccharide 4'-kinase encodes MAFADRLLAAWYAGHPALALLRPLEALYRRVVTRKRARFLSGESPSYRAPVPVIVVGNITVGGTGKTPMILWLIEHCRRQGLKVGVVSRGYGAKPPHYPWRVQADQPADQAGDEPLLIVQRTSVPLVIDPDRSRAVQALLASDAPDLILCDDGMQHYRLARDLELVLIDAARGLGNHRCLPAGPLREPAERLGEADAVLFNGAETDRADGFAFRLQPSALINLRSGERRELDLFPAGQALHAVAGIGNPQRFFNTLLGLHWQPVPHPFADHAPYSREVLSFSPPLPLVMTEKDAVKCRPFAADDWWYLAVDAVPTPAFSAWFDAQIDRLLPGRP; translated from the coding sequence ATGGCCTTCGCCGACCGTCTGCTCGCCGCCTGGTACGCCGGGCACCCGGCGCTGGCCCTGCTGCGGCCGCTGGAGGCCCTGTACCGTCGCGTGGTGACGCGCAAGCGCGCGCGCTTCCTCAGCGGCGAAAGCCCGAGCTACCGTGCCCCGGTACCGGTGATCGTGGTGGGCAATATCACCGTCGGCGGTACCGGCAAGACGCCGATGATCCTCTGGCTGATCGAGCACTGCCGCCGGCAGGGGCTCAAGGTCGGCGTGGTCAGCCGTGGCTATGGCGCCAAGCCGCCGCACTATCCCTGGCGCGTCCAGGCTGACCAGCCTGCGGATCAGGCCGGCGATGAGCCCTTGCTGATCGTCCAGCGCACCAGCGTGCCGCTGGTGATCGACCCCGACCGTTCCCGCGCCGTGCAGGCCTTGCTGGCCAGCGATGCGCCGGACCTGATCCTGTGCGACGACGGCATGCAGCATTACCGCCTGGCTCGCGACCTGGAGCTGGTGTTGATCGACGCCGCCCGGGGCCTGGGCAATCACCGCTGCCTGCCGGCCGGCCCATTGCGCGAGCCGGCCGAGCGCTTGGGCGAGGCCGACGCGGTGCTGTTCAACGGCGCCGAGACCGACCGCGCCGACGGCTTCGCCTTCCGCCTGCAACCCTCGGCGCTGATCAACCTGCGCAGCGGCGAGCGCCGCGAGCTCGACCTGTTCCCGGCTGGCCAGGCGCTGCACGCCGTGGCCGGCATCGGCAATCCACAACGTTTCTTCAACACCCTGCTGGGGCTACACTGGCAGCCGGTGCCGCACCCTTTCGCCGACCATGCGCCCTACAGCCGTGAAGTGCTGTCGTTCAGCCCGCCGCTGCCGCTGGTGATGACCGAGAAGGATGCGGTGAAATGCCGGCCCTTCGCCGCCGACGACTGGTGGTACCTGGCGGTCGACGCCGTGCCGACGCCCGCCTTCAGCGCCTGGTTCGACGCCCAGATCGACCGCCTGCTGCCCGGCCGCCCCTGA
- a CDS encoding DUF3077 domain-containing protein, translating into MSRGHTAGRTTCLDLFKVEPGVTFEDAFSELSVLLGCIRHLTCEAEMEGDLLAGSSARILSAMAKALIDDMEVGLNRSR; encoded by the coding sequence ATGAGCCGCGGCCATACCGCAGGCCGCACCACCTGCCTGGACCTGTTCAAGGTCGAGCCGGGTGTTACCTTCGAAGACGCCTTCAGCGAGTTGTCGGTGCTGCTCGGCTGCATCCGCCACCTGACCTGTGAGGCGGAGATGGAAGGCGACCTGCTGGCCGGCAGCTCGGCGCGGATCCTCAGCGCCATGGCCAAGGCGCTGATCGATGATATGGAGGTGGGGTTGAACCGCTCCAGATGA
- a CDS encoding ExbD/TolR family protein yields the protein MKFRRNRQRENVDINLASLIDVVFVLLLFFVVTTTFTRETQLRVELPEASSAEQPPADQGKLVEITISADGVYSVNNHLLPKSDLDTLTEAIEKESGGDITLPLAISADGKTPHQAVITAMDAAGKLGFSKLRMTTVEAAQGKP from the coding sequence GTGAAGTTCCGGCGCAATCGCCAGCGCGAGAACGTCGACATCAACCTGGCGTCGTTGATCGACGTGGTGTTCGTGCTGCTGCTGTTCTTCGTGGTCACCACCACCTTCACCCGCGAGACCCAGCTGCGTGTCGAGTTGCCGGAGGCCAGCAGCGCCGAGCAGCCGCCGGCCGACCAGGGCAAGCTGGTGGAGATCACCATCAGCGCCGACGGCGTGTACTCGGTGAACAACCACCTGCTGCCCAAGAGCGACCTGGACACCCTGACCGAGGCGATCGAGAAGGAATCCGGCGGTGACATCACCCTGCCGCTGGCCATCAGCGCCGACGGCAAGACCCCGCACCAGGCTGTGATCACCGCAATGGACGCGGCCGGCAAGCTCGGCTTCAGCAAGTTGCGCATGACCACCGTCGAGGCCGCGCAGGGCAAGCCCTGA
- a CDS encoding ABC transporter permease produces MSVELRTNWVALNTIVYREVRRFLRIWPQTLLPPAITMVLYFVIFGNLIGRQIGDMGGFTYMEYIVPGLIMMSVITNSYGNVVSSFFGSKFQRSIEELMVSPVSPHTILVGYVLGGVLRGLAVGVIVTILSLFFTHLQVHHLGVTIVVVLLTATIFSLLGFVNAVFARNFDDISIIPTFVLTPLTYLGGVFYSINLLPPFWQTVSLANPVLHMVNSFRYGILGVSDISIGTAISFMLVATALLYLLCVRLLVSGRGMRA; encoded by the coding sequence ATGAGTGTGGAACTGCGCACCAACTGGGTCGCCCTGAACACCATCGTCTACCGCGAAGTGCGGCGCTTCTTGCGCATCTGGCCGCAGACCCTGCTGCCGCCGGCCATCACGATGGTGTTGTACTTCGTGATCTTCGGTAACCTGATCGGCCGGCAGATCGGCGACATGGGCGGCTTCACCTACATGGAGTACATCGTGCCGGGGCTGATCATGATGTCGGTGATCACCAACTCCTACGGCAACGTGGTGTCGAGCTTCTTCGGCAGCAAGTTCCAGCGCTCCATCGAGGAGCTGATGGTGTCGCCGGTGTCGCCGCACACCATCCTCGTCGGCTATGTGCTGGGCGGTGTGCTGCGCGGGCTGGCGGTTGGGGTGATCGTGACCATCCTGTCGCTGTTCTTCACCCACCTGCAGGTGCATCACCTGGGTGTGACCATCGTCGTGGTGCTGCTGACCGCGACCATCTTCTCGCTGCTGGGCTTTGTCAACGCGGTGTTCGCGCGCAACTTCGACGACATCTCGATCATCCCGACCTTCGTGCTGACGCCGCTGACCTACCTGGGCGGGGTGTTCTACTCGATCAACCTGCTGCCGCCGTTCTGGCAGACCGTGTCGCTGGCCAACCCCGTGCTGCACATGGTCAACTCGTTCCGCTACGGCATCCTAGGGGTGTCGGACATCAGCATCGGCACGGCGATCAGCTTCATGCTGGTGGCCACCGCGCTGCTCTACCTGCTGTGCGTGCGCCTGCTGGTCAGCGGCCGCGGCATGCGTGCCTGA
- a CDS encoding MotA/TolQ/ExbB proton channel family protein yields MWELVKSGGWMMLPIILSSIAAMAIVVERLWTLRASRVTPPHLLGQVWMWIKDKQLTSDKLKALRADSPLGEILAAGLANSRHGREIMKECIEEAASRVIHELERYISTLGTIAAMAPLLGLLGTVLGMIDIFSAFMGSQMTANAAVLAGGISKALVTTAAGLMVGIPAVFFHRFLLRRIDELVVGMEQEAIKLVEVLQGDREVEVAGGKA; encoded by the coding sequence GTGTGGGAATTGGTCAAGTCCGGTGGCTGGATGATGCTGCCGATCATCCTGAGCTCGATCGCCGCCATGGCGATCGTCGTCGAGCGCCTGTGGACCCTGCGCGCCAGCCGTGTCACCCCGCCGCACCTGCTGGGCCAGGTGTGGATGTGGATCAAGGACAAGCAACTCACCAGTGACAAGCTCAAGGCCCTGCGCGCCGACTCGCCGCTGGGCGAGATCCTCGCCGCGGGCCTGGCCAACTCGCGCCACGGCCGCGAGATCATGAAAGAGTGCATCGAGGAGGCCGCCTCGCGGGTCATCCACGAGCTGGAACGCTACATCAGCACCCTCGGCACCATCGCCGCTATGGCCCCGCTGCTGGGCCTGCTGGGCACCGTGCTGGGCATGATCGACATCTTCAGCGCCTTCATGGGCTCGCAGATGACCGCCAACGCCGCCGTCCTGGCCGGGGGGATCTCCAAGGCCCTGGTCACCACCGCGGCCGGCCTGATGGTCGGTATCCCGGCGGTGTTCTTCCACCGCTTCCTGCTGCGCCGCATCGATGAGCTGGTGGTGGGCATGGAGCAGGAGGCGATCAAGCTGGTGGAAGTGCTGCAGGGCGACCGCGAAGTGGAAGTGGCCGGAGGCAAGGCGTGA
- a CDS encoding DUF2062 domain-containing protein, with the protein MPRRLFKRYMPDPTSIREHKSLRFFGKLLHDPNLWHLNRHSVARAMGVGLFAALIPIPMQMLLAAALAIPVRGNLPIAVSLVWLTNPLTMPPVFFVTYMTGAWLMQVPPRTLPEEITVDWVTDQLATIWQPFLLGSVVCGVVLGVLAYFTTMGYWRWWVGRQWRRRQCRCALTRSSGTHAAAADQQAHAQQVEQRGGHQHEADRRADADVRHP; encoded by the coding sequence ATGCCGCGCCGTCTGTTCAAACGCTACATGCCGGACCCGACCAGCATCCGCGAACACAAATCCTTACGCTTTTTCGGCAAGCTGCTGCACGACCCCAACCTGTGGCACCTGAATCGCCATTCGGTGGCGCGGGCCATGGGCGTCGGCCTGTTCGCGGCGCTGATCCCGATCCCCATGCAGATGCTGCTGGCCGCCGCGCTGGCGATCCCGGTGCGCGGCAACCTGCCAATCGCGGTGAGCCTGGTGTGGCTGACCAACCCGCTGACCATGCCGCCGGTGTTCTTCGTCACCTACATGACCGGCGCCTGGCTGATGCAGGTGCCGCCGCGCACGCTGCCCGAGGAAATCACCGTCGACTGGGTCACCGACCAGCTGGCGACGATCTGGCAACCGTTCCTGCTGGGCTCGGTGGTGTGCGGGGTGGTACTCGGCGTGCTCGCCTACTTCACCACCATGGGCTACTGGCGCTGGTGGGTGGGCCGGCAGTGGCGCCGGCGCCAGTGCCGTTGTGCCCTCACCCGCAGCTCAGGCACGCATGCCGCGGCCGCTGACCAGCAGGCGCACGCACAGCAGGTAGAGCAGCGCGGTGGCCACCAGCATGAAGCTGATCGCCGTGCCGATGCTGATGTCCGACACCCCTAG
- a CDS encoding acyl-CoA dehydrogenase, translated as MLLLWLLVLVLGAAYLLHRRLAPLQILAAIAAYTLLMGIFSTAPGWLLALIWVVIAAKAAFFALPELRRKLFTAPMFNWFQRTLPPMSQTEREAIDAGTVWWDGHLFSGRPDWNTLLDYDAPRLSEEEQAFIDGPTEQLCAMVSDWQIGQDLDLPPQAWDFIKQHGFFALIIPKEYGGKGFSAYAHSQVAMKLATRSGDLASTVMVPNSLGPAELLLHYGTDEQRSHYLPRLARGDDIPCFALTGPLAGSDAGAMPDTGVICKGQWQGEDVIGLRLNWEKRYITLGPVATLLGLAFKAYDPDHLLGEQTELGISLALIPTDLPGVEIGRRHLPLGAAFMNGPNSGKDVFVPLDCLIGGQAMLGKGWMMLMNCLSVGRSISLPAVGTGAAKYTSLVTGQYARVREQFNVPLAAFEGIQESLARIGGNAWLMDSARLLTAKAVDLGEKPSVLSAILKYHLTERGRECIQHAMDVHGGKGIIMGPNNYLGRNWQGAPIFITVEGANILSRNLMIFGQGAIRCHPFVLREMALAGREDHDQALNEFDDLLLQHILFAAGNAASTLVLGLGLGHFEKVPGDALSQGYFRALNRQAAAFALLADLSMMLLGGALKRRERLSARLGDVLSYLYLSSAALKRYHDLGSPEYLRPLLRWALEESLGQAENALDALLDNFPNRFLGCALRVLVFPFGRRHTGPSDELDAEVAALIGRRKGDPALEELLAGCFRPQADGDPVAALQTACDLLDDAAPLHKALHQAVKEGKVQAAPGQSVIDAAIEAGVLQAEEGQRLHQAEQARRVVIDVDAFDKDVLLPEAGKVR; from the coding sequence ATGCTGCTGTTGTGGTTGCTGGTCCTGGTGCTTGGCGCCGCGTATCTACTGCACCGGCGCCTGGCGCCCCTGCAAATCCTCGCGGCCATCGCCGCCTACACCCTGCTGATGGGCATCTTCAGCACCGCGCCAGGCTGGCTGCTGGCGCTGATCTGGGTAGTGATCGCCGCCAAGGCGGCCTTCTTCGCCCTGCCGGAGCTGCGCCGTAAACTATTCACCGCGCCGATGTTCAACTGGTTCCAGCGTACCCTGCCGCCAATGTCGCAGACCGAGCGCGAAGCCATCGACGCCGGCACCGTGTGGTGGGACGGCCACCTGTTCAGCGGCCGCCCCGACTGGAACACCCTGCTCGACTACGACGCACCCAGGCTCAGCGAGGAGGAACAGGCCTTCATCGACGGCCCCACCGAGCAGCTGTGCGCCATGGTCAGCGACTGGCAGATCGGCCAGGACCTCGACCTGCCGCCGCAAGCCTGGGACTTCATCAAGCAGCACGGCTTCTTCGCCCTGATCATCCCCAAGGAGTACGGCGGCAAGGGCTTCTCGGCCTACGCCCACTCCCAGGTGGCGATGAAACTGGCCACCCGCAGCGGCGACCTGGCCTCCACGGTGATGGTGCCCAACTCCTTGGGCCCGGCCGAACTGCTGCTGCACTACGGCACTGACGAGCAGCGCAGCCACTACCTGCCGCGCCTGGCCCGTGGCGACGACATCCCCTGCTTCGCCCTCACCGGCCCCCTGGCCGGCTCCGACGCCGGGGCCATGCCCGACACCGGCGTCATCTGCAAAGGCCAGTGGCAGGGTGAAGACGTCATCGGCCTGCGTCTGAACTGGGAGAAGCGCTACATCACCCTCGGCCCGGTAGCCACCCTGCTGGGCCTGGCCTTCAAGGCCTACGACCCCGACCACCTGCTGGGCGAGCAGACCGAGCTGGGCATCAGCCTGGCGCTGATCCCCACCGACCTCCCCGGCGTGGAGATCGGCCGACGCCACCTGCCACTGGGGGCCGCGTTCATGAACGGCCCCAACAGCGGCAAGGACGTATTCGTGCCGCTGGATTGCCTGATCGGCGGCCAGGCCATGCTCGGCAAGGGCTGGATGATGCTGATGAACTGCCTGTCGGTGGGCCGCTCGATCTCCCTGCCGGCGGTCGGCACGGGCGCGGCCAAGTACACAAGCCTCGTCACCGGCCAGTACGCCCGGGTGCGCGAACAGTTCAACGTGCCGCTGGCCGCCTTCGAAGGCATCCAGGAATCCCTGGCGCGCATCGGCGGCAACGCCTGGCTGATGGACAGCGCCCGCCTGCTCACCGCCAAGGCTGTCGACCTCGGCGAAAAGCCCTCGGTGCTGTCGGCGATCCTCAAGTACCACCTCACCGAGCGCGGTCGCGAGTGCATCCAGCACGCCATGGACGTGCACGGCGGCAAGGGCATCATTATGGGCCCGAACAACTACCTGGGCCGCAACTGGCAAGGCGCGCCGATCTTCATCACCGTCGAGGGGGCCAACATCCTCTCGCGCAACCTGATGATCTTCGGCCAGGGCGCGATCCGCTGCCACCCGTTCGTGCTCAGGGAAATGGCCCTGGCCGGGCGCGAGGACCACGACCAGGCGCTGAACGAGTTCGACGACCTGTTGCTGCAGCACATCCTGTTCGCCGCCGGCAACGCCGCCAGCACCCTGGTGCTGGGTTTGGGCCTGGGGCATTTCGAGAAGGTCCCGGGCGATGCCCTGAGCCAGGGCTACTTCCGCGCCCTCAACCGCCAGGCGGCGGCGTTCGCCTTGCTGGCCGACCTGTCGATGATGCTGCTGGGCGGCGCGCTCAAGCGCCGCGAACGCCTGAGCGCCCGGCTGGGCGATGTGCTCAGCTACCTGTACCTGTCCAGCGCCGCGCTCAAGCGCTACCACGACCTAGGCTCGCCCGAGTACCTGCGCCCGCTGCTGCGCTGGGCGCTGGAGGAAAGCCTGGGGCAGGCCGAGAACGCGCTGGACGCGCTGCTCGACAACTTCCCCAACCGCTTCCTGGGCTGCGCCCTGCGGGTGCTGGTGTTCCCGTTCGGCCGCCGGCATACCGGGCCCAGCGATGAGCTGGACGCCGAGGTGGCGGCGCTGATCGGCCGCCGCAAAGGCGACCCGGCGCTGGAAGAGCTGCTGGCGGGCTGCTTCAGGCCTCAGGCCGACGGCGACCCAGTGGCCGCGCTGCAGACAGCCTGCGACCTGCTGGACGATGCCGCTCCACTGCACAAGGCCCTGCATCAGGCGGTCAAGGAAGGCAAGGTGCAGGCGGCACCGGGGCAGTCGGTGATCGACGCCGCCATCGAAGCGGGCGTGTTGCAGGCGGAGGAAGGCCAGCGCCTGCATCAGGCCGAGCAGGCGCGGCGGGTGGTGATCGATGTGGATGCGTTTGACAAGGACGTGCTGCTGCCCGAGGCAGGCAAAGTGCGCTGA
- a CDS encoding Trm112 family protein, translated as MDTKLLDILACPITKGPLKLSADKTELISKGAGLAYPIRDGIPVMLESEARTLTDEERLDK; from the coding sequence ATGGACACCAAACTGCTCGATATCCTGGCCTGCCCGATCACCAAGGGCCCGCTCAAGCTTAGCGCCGACAAGACCGAGCTGATCAGCAAGGGCGCCGGCCTGGCCTATCCGATCCGCGATGGCATCCCGGTGATGCTGGAAAGCGAGGCGCGCACCCTGACCGACGAAGAGCGCCTGGACAAATGA
- a CDS encoding DNA internalization-related competence protein ComEC/Rec2 — MRTGMLALVLGLLSLRFLPALPPVGWLIPLLLLALACLRTRARPLGWFVLGGCWACWSAQQALDDRLPAALDGRTLWLEGRVVGLPTRTERGVRFELEQPQSRRARLPQRVQLSWFEGPPLRAGEHWRLAVNLRRPQGLLNPHGPDQEATLLARRVGATGTVKAGMRQGEEASSWRDGLRQRLLATDAHGREAALAALVLGDGAGLAREDWQVLQATGTVHLLVISGQHIGLLAGLVYGLVAGLARLGGWPRRLPWLPWACGLAMAAALGYGWLAGFGVPVQRACLMLAVVLLWRLRFRHLGAWVPLLMALSGVLLVEPLASLLPGFWLSFAAVAVLVLCFAARLGAWRPWQAWTRAQWVIAVGLLPVLLALGLPVSLSAPLANLLAVPWLSWGVLPLALLGTALLPVPGLGEGMLWLAGLSLDGLFAVLTRLAGLRPAWIPEPLPLWAWLLVCLGAVLVLLPRGVPLRAPGVVLLLALWAPREQVPPGQVEVWQLDVGQGLAVLLRTRNHALLYDAGPAQGGSDLGETVVLPTLRKLGVKALDMMLISHGHADHAGGAAAVRRGVSVARVLAGEVAGLEAASLCRSGERWQWDGVDFELWHWPQGASSNERSCVLRVQAKGERLLLAGDMEAGAERAWLAATDDPRVDWLQAPHHGSRTSSSEPFVQATAPRGVLVSRGRHNGFGHPHGQVVERYRRHGVVMHDTALEGALRLVLGSRGGVEGVRRERRFWRAIED, encoded by the coding sequence ATGCGCACAGGGATGCTGGCGCTGGTCCTCGGGCTGTTGAGCCTGCGCTTTTTACCTGCCCTGCCACCGGTCGGATGGCTGATTCCATTGCTGTTGCTGGCCCTGGCCTGCCTGCGCACCCGGGCCAGGCCGCTGGGTTGGTTCGTGCTGGGTGGCTGCTGGGCCTGCTGGTCGGCGCAGCAGGCCCTGGACGACCGCCTGCCGGCCGCGCTGGATGGCCGCACGCTGTGGCTGGAGGGGCGGGTGGTCGGCCTGCCGACCCGTACCGAGCGCGGCGTGCGTTTCGAGCTGGAGCAGCCGCAGTCACGTCGGGCCCGGTTGCCGCAGCGGGTGCAATTGAGCTGGTTCGAGGGGCCGCCGCTGCGAGCGGGGGAGCACTGGCGGCTGGCGGTCAACCTGCGTCGGCCGCAGGGCCTGCTCAACCCCCATGGCCCGGATCAGGAGGCCACGCTGTTGGCGCGGCGGGTCGGTGCCACCGGCACGGTCAAGGCCGGCATGCGCCAGGGCGAGGAGGCCAGCAGTTGGCGCGACGGCCTGCGCCAGCGCCTGCTGGCCACCGATGCCCATGGCCGGGAGGCGGCGTTGGCCGCCCTGGTGCTCGGGGATGGCGCAGGCCTGGCGCGGGAGGACTGGCAGGTGCTGCAGGCCACCGGCACGGTACACCTGCTGGTGATTTCCGGGCAGCACATCGGCTTGCTGGCCGGATTGGTCTACGGGCTGGTGGCGGGGCTGGCACGCCTGGGGGGGTGGCCACGGCGCCTGCCGTGGCTGCCCTGGGCCTGTGGCCTGGCGATGGCGGCGGCATTGGGCTACGGCTGGCTGGCGGGGTTCGGCGTGCCGGTGCAGCGGGCGTGCCTGATGCTGGCGGTGGTGCTGCTCTGGCGCTTGCGCTTTCGCCATCTGGGCGCCTGGGTGCCGTTGCTGATGGCGCTGTCGGGCGTGCTGCTGGTCGAGCCGCTGGCCAGCCTGTTGCCGGGTTTCTGGCTGTCGTTCGCTGCCGTGGCGGTGCTGGTGCTGTGTTTTGCCGCCCGGCTGGGTGCCTGGCGGCCCTGGCAGGCCTGGACCCGCGCCCAGTGGGTGATCGCCGTGGGGTTGCTGCCGGTGCTGCTGGCCTTGGGGCTGCCCGTCAGTCTCAGCGCGCCGCTGGCCAATCTGCTGGCGGTGCCGTGGCTCAGCTGGGGCGTGCTGCCGTTGGCGTTGCTGGGTACGGCCCTGCTGCCGGTGCCTGGGCTGGGGGAGGGGATGCTGTGGCTGGCGGGCCTGTCGTTGGATGGGTTGTTTGCCGTGCTGACGCGATTGGCAGGGCTGCGGCCGGCCTGGATTCCCGAGCCACTGCCGTTGTGGGCCTGGCTGCTGGTGTGCCTGGGCGCCGTGCTGGTGTTGCTGCCCCGGGGCGTGCCGTTGCGGGCGCCGGGCGTGGTCCTGCTGCTGGCGCTGTGGGCGCCACGCGAACAGGTGCCGCCGGGGCAGGTGGAGGTCTGGCAGCTGGATGTGGGGCAGGGCCTGGCGGTGCTGCTGCGCACCCGCAATCACGCGCTGCTGTATGACGCAGGCCCGGCCCAGGGTGGCAGTGACCTGGGCGAGACGGTGGTGCTGCCGACCTTGCGCAAGCTTGGGGTGAAGGCGCTGGATATGATGCTGATCAGCCATGGCCATGCCGACCATGCCGGTGGGGCGGCGGCCGTGCGGCGTGGGGTTTCGGTGGCGCGAGTGCTGGCCGGCGAGGTTGCCGGGCTGGAAGCGGCCTCGCTGTGCCGCAGTGGCGAGCGCTGGCAGTGGGATGGCGTCGATTTCGAGCTCTGGCACTGGCCGCAGGGGGCTTCCAGCAACGAACGCTCCTGTGTGTTGCGCGTGCAGGCCAAGGGCGAACGCCTGCTGCTGGCCGGGGACATGGAGGCCGGTGCGGAGCGGGCCTGGCTGGCCGCGACCGACGATCCTCGGGTGGACTGGTTGCAGGCGCCGCACCATGGCAGCCGCACGTCGTCCAGCGAGCCGTTCGTCCAGGCCACGGCGCCGCGCGGGGTGTTGGTTTCCCGGGGGCGGCACAATGGTTTCGGGCATCCCCATGGGCAGGTGGTCGAGCGCTATCGCCGGCACGGGGTGGTGATGCATGACACGGCGTTGGAGGGGGCGTTGCGGTTGGTGCTGGGGAGTCGGGGTGGGGTGGAAGGTGTGCGGCGGGAACGTCGGTTCTGGCGCGCCATCGAGGATTGA
- a CDS encoding ABC transporter ATP-binding protein translates to MSSALSIRQLTKTYGNGFQALKGIDLDVSEGDFFALLGPNGAGKSTTIGILSTLVNKTSGTVNVFGHDLDREPAALKRCLGVVPQEFNFNQFEKTFDIVVTQAGYYGIPPKVAKERAEQYLTQLGLWDKRDVPSRSLSGGMKRRLMIARALIHEPRLLILDEPTAGVDIELRRSMWSFLTELNQKGITIILTTHYLEEAEQLCRNIGIIDHGTIVENTSMRQLLGKLHVETFVLDLKHDLPAAPELQGYPCRLITPHTLEVQVDKDIGITALFGQLALKNIEVQSLRNKTNRLEELFVSLVEKNLSKVAV, encoded by the coding sequence ATGAGTTCCGCCCTGTCCATCCGACAGCTGACCAAGACCTACGGCAACGGTTTCCAGGCCCTCAAGGGCATCGACCTGGACGTTTCCGAAGGCGATTTCTTCGCCTTGCTCGGCCCCAACGGCGCCGGCAAGTCCACCACCATCGGCATTCTCTCGACCCTGGTGAACAAGACCAGCGGCACGGTCAACGTGTTCGGCCACGACCTGGACCGCGAGCCTGCGGCGCTCAAGCGCTGCCTGGGCGTGGTGCCCCAGGAGTTCAACTTCAACCAGTTCGAGAAGACCTTCGACATCGTCGTCACCCAGGCCGGCTACTACGGCATCCCGCCCAAGGTGGCCAAGGAGCGCGCCGAGCAGTACCTGACGCAGCTCGGGCTGTGGGACAAGCGCGACGTGCCGTCGCGTTCGCTGTCCGGCGGCATGAAGCGCCGGCTGATGATCGCCCGGGCGCTGATCCACGAGCCGCGCCTGTTGATCCTCGACGAGCCGACCGCCGGGGTGGACATCGAGCTGCGCCGTTCGATGTGGAGCTTCCTCACCGAGCTCAACCAGAAGGGCATCACCATCATCCTCACCACCCACTACCTCGAAGAGGCCGAGCAGCTGTGCCGCAACATCGGCATCATCGACCACGGCACCATCGTCGAGAACACCAGCATGCGCCAGTTGCTGGGCAAGCTGCACGTCGAGACCTTCGTCCTCGACCTCAAGCACGACCTGCCCGCCGCGCCTGAGCTGCAGGGCTACCCGTGCCGGCTGATCACCCCGCACACCCTGGAGGTGCAGGTGGACAAGGACATCGGCATCACCGCGCTGTTCGGCCAGCTGGCGCTGAAGAACATCGAGGTACAAAGCCTGCGCAACAAGACCAACCGACTCGAGGAGCTGTTCGTGTCCCTGGTGGAAAAGAACCTGTCGAAGGTGGCCGTATGA
- a CDS encoding glutathione S-transferase, whose translation MLKIWGRKNSSNVRKALWIAHELGLDFESIDAGGAFGVVNEPHYRALNPNGLVPMLEDGDLVLWESNAIVRYLCAEYGAEQGWYLDDPRQRALADKWMDWTTSSFAGPFRPLFWGLLRTPEDQRDWVAINAAHKQCAQLLAIADETLAKQPYLSGEQIGMGDIPLGSFIYAWFEMPIERPAMHQLQAWYERLKQRPAYQAAVMSALT comes from the coding sequence ATGCTGAAGATCTGGGGCCGCAAGAATTCGAGCAATGTGCGCAAGGCGTTGTGGATCGCCCACGAGCTGGGCCTGGACTTCGAGTCCATCGATGCCGGCGGCGCCTTCGGCGTGGTCAACGAACCGCACTACCGGGCCCTGAACCCCAACGGCCTGGTGCCCATGCTCGAAGACGGCGACCTGGTGCTGTGGGAGTCCAACGCCATCGTGCGCTACCTATGCGCCGAGTACGGCGCCGAACAAGGCTGGTACCTCGACGACCCGCGCCAGCGCGCCCTGGCCGACAAGTGGATGGACTGGACCACCTCGTCCTTCGCCGGCCCCTTCCGCCCGCTGTTCTGGGGCCTGCTGCGCACCCCCGAGGACCAGCGCGACTGGGTGGCGATCAACGCCGCGCACAAGCAGTGCGCGCAACTGCTGGCCATCGCCGACGAGACCCTGGCCAAGCAGCCGTACCTCTCCGGCGAGCAGATCGGCATGGGCGACATTCCCCTGGGCAGCTTCATCTACGCCTGGTTCGAAATGCCGATTGAACGCCCGGCCATGCACCAACTCCAAGCCTGGTACGAGCGCCTCAAGCAACGCCCGGCCTACCAGGCGGCGGTGATGAGCGCCCTGACGTGA